The proteins below are encoded in one region of Mobula hypostoma chromosome 6 unlocalized genomic scaffold, sMobHyp1.1 SUPER_6_unloc_1, whole genome shotgun sequence:
- the LOC134341134 gene encoding ADP-ribosylation factor-like protein 13B isoform X2, whose product MGTSLSSIQDTFKRLANKQDCVGALGEAELIERLSLEKLVNENKSFCKIQPCSAVRGYGKTLDEAIKEGLNWLLVTIAKDYGNLQERVENDVMLQKAREDQEKRERAERVRKIREERELKEREDAKRDGHLLNQDDSDESDPQTNPFQPLPKIIFVNEEEIKGQKEKNNRIPNRDPPLNIAEQGPSKMEKSTRDTVPNDQPLKLGATAEAVTDKLQVPGSHRKMQDSGKKKSKKFRMKTKNIVEPGNVGDDSGNLRVLRLSDTSQPADHLLLQERVENDVMVQKAREDQEKRERVERVRKIPEERELKEREDAKRDGHLLNQDDSDESDPQTNPFQPLPKIIFVNEEEIKGQKEKNNRIPNRDPPLNIAEQGPSKMEKSTRDTVPNDQPLKLGATAEAVTDKLQVPGSHRKMQDSGKKKSKKFRMKTKNIVEPGNVGDDSGNLRVLRLSDFYTKPLSPVPTSQKSDSEADDV is encoded by the exons atgggtactagcctctccagcatccaggataccttcaaaag ATTGGCAAACAAACAAGATTGTGTTGGTGCTTTAGGAGAGGCTGAACTCATAGAGCGCCTTTCATTGGAGAAGTTGGTCAATGAAAATAAAAGCTTCTGCAAAATT CAACCATGTTCTGCTGTTCGGGGATATGGAAAAACATTGGACGAGGCAATTAAAGAAGGCCTTAATTGGCTTTTGGTTACCATAGCAAAGGATTATGGCAACCTTCAAGAACGGGTTGAAAACGATGTGATGCTGCAGAAGGCACGGGAAGACCAAGAGAAACGAGAACGTGCAGAAAGAGTACGAAAAATCCGAGAGGAGAG AGAactgaaagaaagggaagatgcTAAAAGAGATGGACACCTGTTAAATCAAGATGACAGTGATGAATCAGATCCACAAACAAACCCCTTTCAACCACTACCCAAGATCATTTTTGTG AATGAAGAGGAAATCAAAGGGCAGAAAGAAAAGAACAATCGAATCCCTAATCGAGACCCTCCACTAAATATTGCAGAACAGGGACCATCTAAGATGGAAAAGAGTACCAGAGATACTGTTCCAAATGATCAGCCACTGAAATTGGGTGCCACTGCAGAAGCAGTAACTGAtaagctccaagtacctggaTCGCACCGTAAAATGCAAGACTCTG GGAAGAAAAAGTCCAAGAAGTTTCGAATGAAGACAAAGAATATTGTAGAACCAGGCAATGTAGGTGATGACTCTGGAAATTTAAGGGTACTTCGTTTGTCTG ATACTTCTCAACCTGCAGATCATTTGTTGCTTCAAGAACGGGTTGAAAACGATGTGATGGTGCAGAAGGCACGGGAAGACCAAGAGAAACGAGAACGTGTAGAAAGAGTACGAAAAATCCCAGAGGAGAG AGAactgaaagaaagggaagatgcTAAAAGAGATGGACACCTGTTAAATCAAGATGACAGTGATGAATCAGATCCACAAACAAACCCCTTTCAACCACTACCCAAGATCATTTTTGTG AATGAAGAGGAAATCAAAGGGCAGAAAGAAAAGAACAATCGAATCCCTAATCGAGACCCTCCACTAAATATTGCAGAACAGGGACCATCTAAGATGGAAAAGAGTACCAGAGATACTGTTCCAAATGATCAGCCACTGAAATTGGGTGCCACTGCAGAAGCAGTAACTGAtaagctccaagtacctggaTCGCACCGTAAAATGCAAGACTCTG GGAAGAAAAAGTCCAAGAAGTTTCGAATGAAGACAAAGAATATTGTAGAACCAGGCAATGTAGGTGATGACTCTGGAAATTTAAGGGTACTTCGTTTGTCTG ATTTTTACACTAAGCCATTGTCACCAGTACCAACAAGTCAGAAATCAGACTCTGAGGCCGATGATGTCTGA
- the LOC134341134 gene encoding ADP-ribosylation factor-like protein 13B isoform X1, whose translation MFSFLANCCCWLKHWREPVRKVTLLMVGLDNAGKTATIKGIQGEPPYFTDPTVGFSRVDIKQGKFEVTIHDLGGGRNIRSIWKNYYAESFGVIFVVDSSDIIRMEIVKKAVTDVIRHPGISGKPVLVLANKQDCVGALGEAELIERLSLEKLVNENKSFCKIQPCSAVRGYGKTLDEAIKEGLNWLLVTIAKDYGNLQERVENDVMLQKAREDQEKRERAERVRKIREERELKEREDAKRDGHLLNQDDSDESDPQTNPFQPLPKIIFVNEEEIKGQKEKNNRIPNRDPPLNIAEQGPSKMEKSTRDTVPNDQPLKLGATAEAVTDKLQVPGSHRKMQDSGKKKSKKFRMKTKNIVEPGNVGDDSGNLRVLRLSDTSQPADHLLLQERVENDVMVQKAREDQEKRERVERVRKIPEERELKEREDAKRDGHLLNQDDSDESDPQTNPFQPLPKIIFVNEEEIKGQKEKNNRIPNRDPPLNIAEQGPSKMEKSTRDTVPNDQPLKLGATAEAVTDKLQVPGSHRKMQDSGKKKSKKFRMKTKNIVEPGNVGDDSGNLRVLRLSDFYTKPLSPVPTSQKSDSEADDV comes from the exons agccTCCATATTTTACAGATCCAACGGTGGGGTTTTCAAGAGTTGATATAAAACAGGGGAAATTCGAAGTCACCATTCATGACTTAGGTGGAGGGAGAAATATCAGATCTATCTGGAAGAACTATTATGCTGAATCCTTTGGCGTTATTTTCGTTGTGGACTCCAGTGATATTATTcgaatggaaatagttaaaaaagctGTGACCGACGTCATAAGGCATCCTGGGATTTCTGGAAAACCTGTGCTTGT ATTGGCAAACAAACAAGATTGTGTTGGTGCTTTAGGAGAGGCTGAACTCATAGAGCGCCTTTCATTGGAGAAGTTGGTCAATGAAAATAAAAGCTTCTGCAAAATT CAACCATGTTCTGCTGTTCGGGGATATGGAAAAACATTGGACGAGGCAATTAAAGAAGGCCTTAATTGGCTTTTGGTTACCATAGCAAAGGATTATGGCAACCTTCAAGAACGGGTTGAAAACGATGTGATGCTGCAGAAGGCACGGGAAGACCAAGAGAAACGAGAACGTGCAGAAAGAGTACGAAAAATCCGAGAGGAGAG AGAactgaaagaaagggaagatgcTAAAAGAGATGGACACCTGTTAAATCAAGATGACAGTGATGAATCAGATCCACAAACAAACCCCTTTCAACCACTACCCAAGATCATTTTTGTG AATGAAGAGGAAATCAAAGGGCAGAAAGAAAAGAACAATCGAATCCCTAATCGAGACCCTCCACTAAATATTGCAGAACAGGGACCATCTAAGATGGAAAAGAGTACCAGAGATACTGTTCCAAATGATCAGCCACTGAAATTGGGTGCCACTGCAGAAGCAGTAACTGAtaagctccaagtacctggaTCGCACCGTAAAATGCAAGACTCTG GGAAGAAAAAGTCCAAGAAGTTTCGAATGAAGACAAAGAATATTGTAGAACCAGGCAATGTAGGTGATGACTCTGGAAATTTAAGGGTACTTCGTTTGTCTG ATACTTCTCAACCTGCAGATCATTTGTTGCTTCAAGAACGGGTTGAAAACGATGTGATGGTGCAGAAGGCACGGGAAGACCAAGAGAAACGAGAACGTGTAGAAAGAGTACGAAAAATCCCAGAGGAGAG AGAactgaaagaaagggaagatgcTAAAAGAGATGGACACCTGTTAAATCAAGATGACAGTGATGAATCAGATCCACAAACAAACCCCTTTCAACCACTACCCAAGATCATTTTTGTG AATGAAGAGGAAATCAAAGGGCAGAAAGAAAAGAACAATCGAATCCCTAATCGAGACCCTCCACTAAATATTGCAGAACAGGGACCATCTAAGATGGAAAAGAGTACCAGAGATACTGTTCCAAATGATCAGCCACTGAAATTGGGTGCCACTGCAGAAGCAGTAACTGAtaagctccaagtacctggaTCGCACCGTAAAATGCAAGACTCTG GGAAGAAAAAGTCCAAGAAGTTTCGAATGAAGACAAAGAATATTGTAGAACCAGGCAATGTAGGTGATGACTCTGGAAATTTAAGGGTACTTCGTTTGTCTG ATTTTTACACTAAGCCATTGTCACCAGTACCAACAAGTCAGAAATCAGACTCTGAGGCCGATGATGTCTGA